A window of the Streptomyces sp. NBC_00250 genome harbors these coding sequences:
- a CDS encoding methylaspartate mutase — translation MTSFGRFVAAARARGALVVQPRMGFSAPARMRAGLAATKGAADAVAGTLTIDSYTRVGDEPSAVRALGGGVPLNGYPITSYSPDTSRWVLDGLADASFPVQVRHGSAHPQRIVAALARLGLTATEGGPVSYCLPYGRTPLVDSVRNWQETCERLAALRTDGAEPHLESFGGCMLGQLCPPGLLVAISALEGLFFHRAGLRSVSLSYAQQTSPAQDRQAVRALRRLAAELLPDTDRHIVVYTYMGVYPRTTRGAHALLADSAELAVRAGAQRLIVKTAAEAHRIPTVAENVRALRIAADAARRAATATSVPEDADDVADNPVYAEARALVDAVLDLDSDLGSALLKAFERGYLDVPYCLHPDNAGRSRSHIDATGRLTWSDIGAMPIGRVTGRRGARLTATGLHDALTFVQRRYDQLDEHSVHHSAAHPEDAGRTPADALLLQEA, via the coding sequence GTGACGTCCTTCGGACGGTTCGTGGCCGCCGCCCGGGCCCGGGGCGCCCTGGTGGTCCAGCCCCGCATGGGCTTCTCCGCCCCCGCCCGGATGCGGGCCGGTCTCGCCGCCACCAAGGGTGCCGCCGACGCCGTCGCCGGCACCCTCACCATCGACAGCTACACCCGGGTCGGCGACGAGCCGTCGGCCGTCCGTGCCCTGGGCGGCGGTGTCCCGCTCAACGGCTACCCCATCACCTCCTACAGCCCGGACACCTCGCGCTGGGTCCTGGACGGACTGGCCGACGCGAGCTTCCCCGTGCAGGTCCGGCACGGCTCCGCGCACCCGCAGCGGATCGTCGCCGCGCTCGCCCGGCTCGGCCTCACGGCGACCGAGGGCGGCCCGGTCTCGTACTGCCTGCCCTACGGCCGCACCCCGCTCGTCGACTCGGTCCGCAACTGGCAGGAGACCTGCGAGCGGCTGGCCGCCCTGCGCACCGACGGGGCCGAACCGCACCTGGAGAGCTTCGGCGGCTGCATGCTCGGCCAACTCTGCCCGCCGGGACTGCTCGTGGCGATCAGCGCCCTGGAAGGACTGTTCTTCCACCGCGCCGGGTTGCGGTCCGTCTCGCTCAGCTACGCCCAGCAGACCAGCCCCGCACAGGACCGGCAGGCGGTCCGCGCGCTGCGCCGCCTGGCGGCCGAACTCCTCCCGGACACCGACCGGCACATCGTCGTCTACACCTACATGGGCGTGTACCCGAGGACCACGCGCGGCGCCCACGCCCTCCTGGCGGACTCCGCCGAACTCGCCGTCCGCGCGGGCGCGCAGCGGCTCATCGTCAAGACCGCCGCCGAGGCCCACCGCATCCCGACCGTCGCCGAGAACGTCCGGGCCCTGCGCATCGCGGCGGACGCCGCCCGCCGCGCCGCGACCGCGACCTCGGTCCCGGAGGACGCCGACGACGTCGCGGACAACCCCGTCTACGCCGAGGCCCGCGCCCTCGTCGACGCGGTACTCGACCTGGACTCCGACCTCGGCAGCGCGCTGCTGAAGGCCTTCGAGCGCGGATACCTGGACGTCCCCTACTGCCTGCACCCCGACAACGCCGGCCGCTCCCGCAGCCACATCGACGCGACGGGCCGGCTGACCTGGTCGGACATCGGGGCCATGCCCATCGGGCGGGTCACCGGACGGCGCGGCGCCCGGCTCACCGCGACCGGACTCCACGACGCGCTGACGTTCGTACAGCGCCGTTACGACCAGCTCGACGAGCACTCCGTACACCACTCCGCAGCCCACCCCGAGGACGCCGGCCGCACCCCCGCCGACGCCCTTCTCCTTCAGGAGGCATGA
- a CDS encoding cobalamin B12-binding domain-containing protein, whose protein sequence is MMQTAEWASRERSGPLDVVVTGLPSDAHTWNLVFIQLLIEDLGHHVINLGPCVPQDEIVESCGKYQPDLLVVSSVNGHGFQDAEQLIRAIRSRWELAGLPAVIGGKLGVLGAEGRAGHGRRLLEAGFDAVFQEDQGLDAFAAFVSRLASERVPAEPAAPLEGAAR, encoded by the coding sequence ATGATGCAGACTGCGGAATGGGCGTCCCGAGAGCGATCCGGGCCGCTGGACGTCGTTGTCACCGGACTGCCGTCCGATGCGCACACCTGGAATCTCGTATTCATCCAGCTGCTGATCGAAGACCTGGGACACCACGTCATCAACCTGGGCCCGTGCGTGCCCCAGGACGAGATCGTGGAGTCCTGCGGCAAGTACCAGCCCGACCTGCTGGTGGTCAGCAGCGTCAACGGCCACGGGTTCCAGGACGCCGAGCAGCTGATCCGGGCGATCCGCTCGCGCTGGGAGCTGGCCGGCCTGCCCGCCGTCATCGGCGGCAAGCTGGGCGTCCTCGGCGCGGAGGGCCGGGCCGGGCACGGCCGCCGCCTCCTGGAGGCGGGCTTCGACGCGGTCTTCCAGGAGGACCAGGGCCTCGACGCCTTCGCGGCGTTCGTCTCCCGACTGGCCTCCGAGCGCGTCCCGGCCGAGCCGGCCGCCCCGCTGGAAGGGGCGGCACGGTGA
- a CDS encoding MbtH family protein has protein sequence MATNPFDDADGRFVVLANDEGQHSLWPARIRRPEGWQLVREEGSKQECAEYVEANWTDLRPRSVVAAMGG, from the coding sequence ATGGCAACCAATCCGTTCGACGACGCCGACGGCCGTTTCGTCGTCCTGGCCAACGACGAGGGCCAGCACTCGCTGTGGCCCGCCCGGATCCGCCGCCCGGAGGGCTGGCAGCTGGTCCGCGAGGAGGGCAGCAAGCAGGAGTGCGCCGAGTACGTCGAGGCCAACTGGACGGATCTGCGGCCTCGTTCGGTGGTCGCCGCGATGGGCGGCTGA
- a CDS encoding ornithine carbamoyltransferase → MRNLISLADLKPEQLARIVARAVEFGAGGVDDKPLTGRQVGVYFLKSSTRTRTSFWAGATRLGADVITFGPDELQLTTGETVEDTSRVLGQYLDALVVRTNGDVAEMRRLGGSPDLAVVNALSLDEHPTQAIADLTTLAEHFGDLAGRHVLVVGEGNSSGAALALAGALTPGLRITLLSPEGYEVPKTTMDLVDELSGGDHLVSRITDPAAVEGPVDAVYTSRWQTMGVPKADPDWLTSFEGFAVDREFFERYSGPDTVFLHDLPAVRGQEVTDEVLDGERSLAWRQAHHKMTAAMAVLEWCVVGEN, encoded by the coding sequence ATGCGCAACCTGATCTCGCTCGCCGACCTGAAGCCCGAGCAGCTCGCCCGAATCGTCGCCCGCGCGGTCGAGTTCGGCGCCGGCGGCGTCGACGACAAGCCGTTGACCGGACGTCAGGTCGGTGTCTACTTCCTCAAGTCGTCCACCCGGACCCGGACTTCGTTCTGGGCCGGGGCCACCCGGCTGGGCGCCGACGTCATCACCTTCGGGCCCGACGAACTCCAGCTGACCACCGGCGAGACGGTCGAGGACACCAGCCGGGTCCTCGGCCAGTACCTCGACGCGCTCGTCGTCCGCACCAACGGCGACGTGGCGGAGATGCGCCGCCTCGGAGGCAGCCCCGACCTCGCCGTCGTCAACGCCCTCAGCCTGGACGAGCACCCGACGCAGGCGATCGCCGACCTGACCACGCTCGCCGAGCACTTCGGTGACCTCGCCGGACGCCATGTGCTCGTCGTCGGTGAGGGCAACAGCTCCGGCGCGGCCCTCGCGCTGGCCGGCGCGCTCACCCCCGGGCTGCGGATCACCCTGCTGAGCCCCGAGGGCTACGAGGTGCCGAAGACCACCATGGACCTGGTCGACGAACTCAGCGGCGGCGACCACCTGGTGAGCCGGATCACCGATCCGGCCGCGGTCGAAGGACCCGTCGACGCCGTCTACACGAGCCGCTGGCAGACCATGGGCGTGCCGAAGGCCGACCCCGACTGGCTGACGTCGTTCGAGGGCTTCGCCGTCGACCGGGAGTTCTTCGAGCGGTACAGCGGACCGGACACCGTCTTCCTGCACGACCTGCCCGCCGTGCGCGGCCAGGAGGTCACCGACGAGGTCCTCGACGGGGAGCGCAGCCTCGCCTGGCGGCAGGCCCACCACAAGATGACGGCGGCGATGGCCGTACTGGAGTGGTGCGTCGTCGGCGAGAACTGA
- a CDS encoding helix-turn-helix domain-containing protein: protein MTEQASPDGLAEQLRAARQWAGITQEQLAGLSTVSVRAIRDLEQGRVRHPRRETLRLLAGAMRLSDARRAALELAVEGAEAGTVMREAYGAELAPPPKPLRRLVGRAEELRSLTGLLATESERLLSVVGLAGVGKTRLAQEAALLLHGRDRTPVVWVDMNEAAPPASGPAGTRSPRSALTGWARSLALGGRGLDELASVIRGRATLLVLDGHDTAPHITPPLLELLHVCEHLKVLITTREPHRTPGNRMLPLGPLPVPDPEPSDDTGTPQPGASLTAGQPAVELMLSYVGHMRPDLMPGDSLVRTVAHLGRALDGVPRAMEAAASWLLLRSPAELLRIALTTPLDVVDDVTAGDTGGEGLAALLSAAVHRLDDGPAALLGDLSLLPDGWSADQAAAGLSTPPAAVVRDVHALMLRGLVRRLPGEEDGAPRFGVLNLVRQLAAERAASLVPAAALVSS from the coding sequence ATGACCGAGCAGGCATCGCCGGACGGGCTCGCCGAACAGCTGCGGGCGGCACGGCAGTGGGCCGGCATCACCCAGGAGCAGCTGGCCGGGCTGTCGACCGTCAGCGTGCGGGCCATCCGCGATCTGGAGCAGGGACGGGTGCGGCACCCGCGCCGGGAGACGCTCCGGCTGCTCGCCGGGGCCATGCGGCTGAGCGATGCCCGCCGCGCCGCCCTCGAACTGGCCGTCGAGGGGGCGGAGGCCGGCACGGTGATGCGCGAGGCGTACGGCGCGGAACTGGCGCCGCCGCCCAAGCCGTTGCGCCGACTGGTCGGCCGCGCCGAGGAACTGCGCTCCCTGACCGGCTTGTTGGCTACCGAGAGCGAACGGCTGCTCAGCGTGGTGGGTCTGGCCGGTGTGGGCAAGACCCGACTGGCCCAGGAAGCGGCCCTGTTGCTCCACGGCCGCGACCGGACCCCCGTCGTCTGGGTGGACATGAACGAAGCCGCTCCGCCGGCGTCCGGGCCCGCCGGTACCCGCAGCCCGCGGTCCGCGCTGACGGGCTGGGCCCGCTCCCTGGCCCTCGGCGGAAGAGGCCTGGACGAACTCGCCTCCGTGATACGCGGCCGGGCCACCCTGCTGGTCCTCGACGGCCACGACACCGCCCCCCACATCACACCCCCGCTCCTCGAACTGCTGCACGTCTGCGAACACCTCAAGGTGCTGATCACCACCCGGGAGCCGCACCGCACCCCGGGCAACCGGATGCTGCCGCTCGGCCCGCTGCCCGTACCCGACCCGGAACCGTCGGACGACACCGGCACACCGCAGCCCGGAGCGTCCCTGACCGCCGGGCAGCCCGCCGTCGAACTCATGCTGTCGTACGTCGGCCACATGCGCCCCGACCTGATGCCCGGCGACTCCCTGGTGCGCACGGTCGCGCACCTCGGCCGGGCCCTCGACGGCGTCCCCCGGGCCATGGAAGCCGCCGCGTCCTGGCTGCTGCTGCGCTCGCCCGCCGAACTGCTGCGGATCGCCCTGACCACACCGCTCGACGTCGTGGACGACGTGACCGCCGGCGACACGGGCGGCGAGGGACTCGCCGCCCTCCTTTCGGCGGCCGTGCACCGGCTGGACGACGGTCCGGCGGCGCTGCTCGGCGACCTGAGCCTGCTCCCCGACGGGTGGAGCGCCGACCAGGCCGCCGCCGGCCTGTCGACGCCCCCGGCCGCCGTGGTGCGCGACGTGCACGCGCTGATGCTGCGCGGTCTCGTCCGGAGGCTGCCCGGCGAGGAGGACGGCGCCCCGCGGTTCGGGGTGCTCAACCTGGTGCGGCAGCTCGCCGCCGAACGCGCCGCCTCGCTCGTCCCGGCGGCGGCCCTCGTCTCCTCCTGA
- a CDS encoding AfsR/SARP family transcriptional regulator, with amino-acid sequence MTNAGEPSLRFNVLGPLEGWADGSRLRLGGLIQERVLGTLLLEPGRVLPIGRLVESAWAEDPPATASHQVRKAVADLRRRIPAGSEVIVTDGPGYRVILGPGQLDLTEFGALVQAARDAPGEGRTVDAVEALRRALGLWRGPILSGAGGPVIEAAATALEERRLAAAEQLFDLRLGLGETAELIVDLRDLVQAHPLHESLRAQLMLALYRSGRQAEALEEYSRVRELLVEELGVDPGPRLTKVYEGILRDSPELAAPAPPPAAAPVPVPDSTAPDAPCTLPYDLADFTGRGDELRELLDSAGLDCARHSRIVALDGMGGSGKTSLAVHAAHTLAGEFPDGQLYIDLRGYTPGEQPVTAGGALDSLLRALGVPGARIPEDLAGRTALWRATVTGKRLLLLLDNAADADDVRPLLPTSGGCLVLITSRARLMELDSAQWISIDVMSPAECAALMAETLGERRYAAEPEAAAELARLCGRLPLALRIATARLRNRPRWTLRYLADRLRDETRRLDELSSGQRSVAATLRLSYQALAQDCRTAFRSLALHPGGDLDVYAAAALLETDPADAEDILELLLDVHLLQQPEIGLYTFHDLVRSFAQSLRSTATENDDSASTRRLLDYYLAATESACQVMFPGRRRIPTEVAEVEKEGAWATRLPLLADSGQAEQWFAREQGSLLGAVCLADRLGHDRHTVFLSRNLAFQLSARGQLEEFRSMGLLAVAAARRLGELPLLGVSLSNLGVACWKLGRFAEGIEVATEGRDVAERLGDVQTLAHSEGALGQLNSLLGRFPQALSHLEKSIAHQRELGASRAEAESLTLLSTLYEQWGRHEEAASAARRAIALCDELGQHENKLVAFTDLAFAHACLGDDEAADTCLARARALCTENSDPGQVALALALLAEVAQRLGRDEQAVRYADRAMETIGPNVSPLRRAKVENTVGRYLYKRKDYAAALGLHESAHEVAHSLDFRIEMAYALSGMARAQAALGRSEEATRNERSAEDLFGEMGVPAERRRG; translated from the coding sequence ATGACCAATGCCGGGGAGCCATCGCTGAGATTCAACGTGCTGGGCCCGCTGGAGGGCTGGGCGGACGGTTCGCGGCTGAGGCTGGGGGGCCTCATCCAGGAACGTGTGCTCGGCACTCTGCTCCTGGAGCCCGGCCGGGTACTGCCGATCGGGCGGCTCGTGGAGTCGGCCTGGGCCGAGGACCCGCCCGCCACCGCCTCCCACCAGGTCCGCAAGGCGGTCGCCGATCTCCGACGGCGCATCCCCGCGGGCAGCGAGGTCATCGTGACCGACGGCCCCGGCTACCGGGTGATCCTGGGCCCCGGACAGCTGGACCTGACGGAGTTCGGCGCACTGGTGCAAGCGGCCCGGGACGCACCGGGCGAGGGCCGGACCGTCGACGCGGTGGAGGCACTGCGCCGGGCGCTCGGCCTCTGGCGGGGCCCGATCCTGTCCGGGGCGGGCGGCCCGGTCATCGAGGCGGCGGCCACCGCGCTGGAGGAGCGAAGACTCGCGGCCGCCGAGCAGCTCTTCGACCTGCGTCTCGGCCTCGGCGAGACCGCCGAACTGATCGTCGACCTGAGGGATCTGGTCCAGGCCCACCCCCTCCACGAGTCGCTGCGCGCCCAGTTGATGCTCGCCCTGTACCGCTCGGGCCGGCAGGCCGAGGCCCTTGAGGAGTACAGCCGGGTCCGTGAGCTCCTCGTGGAGGAGCTGGGCGTCGACCCGGGCCCCCGCCTGACCAAGGTGTACGAGGGCATCCTGCGCGACAGCCCGGAACTGGCCGCCCCCGCTCCCCCGCCCGCCGCGGCCCCGGTCCCCGTCCCGGACAGCACGGCCCCCGACGCCCCCTGCACCCTGCCGTACGACCTGGCGGACTTCACCGGTCGCGGCGACGAGCTACGGGAACTCCTCGACTCGGCGGGCCTGGACTGCGCGCGTCACTCCCGGATCGTGGCCCTGGACGGCATGGGCGGCAGCGGCAAGACCTCCCTCGCGGTGCACGCGGCGCACACCCTCGCGGGCGAGTTCCCCGACGGCCAGCTCTACATCGACCTGCGCGGATACACCCCGGGCGAGCAGCCGGTGACCGCCGGCGGGGCCCTCGACAGTCTGTTACGCGCCCTGGGCGTGCCGGGCGCCCGCATCCCCGAGGACCTCGCGGGCCGTACGGCACTGTGGCGGGCGACCGTCACCGGGAAGCGGCTGCTGCTCCTCCTCGACAACGCGGCCGACGCGGACGACGTACGGCCGCTGCTGCCGACCTCGGGCGGCTGCCTGGTCCTGATCACCAGCCGGGCCCGGCTGATGGAGCTCGACTCGGCCCAGTGGATCTCCATCGACGTGATGTCGCCGGCCGAGTGCGCGGCCCTGATGGCGGAGACCCTCGGCGAACGGCGGTACGCGGCGGAGCCGGAGGCGGCGGCCGAACTGGCCCGGCTGTGCGGCCGCCTTCCCCTGGCCCTGCGGATCGCCACCGCCCGGCTGCGCAACCGGCCTCGCTGGACCCTGCGTTACCTGGCCGACCGGCTGCGCGACGAGACGCGCCGCCTGGACGAGCTGAGTTCGGGCCAGCGCAGTGTCGCCGCAACCCTGCGTCTGTCGTACCAGGCCCTGGCGCAGGACTGCCGGACCGCGTTCCGCAGTCTGGCGCTGCATCCCGGCGGCGACCTCGACGTGTACGCGGCGGCCGCCCTCCTGGAGACCGACCCGGCCGACGCCGAGGACATCCTCGAACTCCTCCTGGACGTCCATCTGTTGCAGCAGCCGGAGATCGGCCTGTACACCTTCCACGACCTGGTGCGCAGCTTCGCGCAGAGCCTCAGGTCGACGGCGACGGAGAACGACGACTCCGCGTCGACGCGCCGGCTGCTCGACTACTACCTGGCGGCGACGGAGTCGGCGTGCCAGGTGATGTTCCCGGGCAGGCGACGCATTCCCACCGAGGTGGCGGAGGTGGAGAAGGAGGGCGCCTGGGCCACGCGACTGCCGCTGCTGGCGGACAGCGGGCAGGCCGAGCAGTGGTTCGCGCGGGAGCAGGGGTCCCTGCTGGGGGCGGTCTGTCTGGCCGACCGGCTCGGACACGACCGCCACACCGTGTTCCTGAGCCGCAATCTGGCCTTCCAGCTCAGTGCGCGCGGCCAGTTGGAGGAGTTCCGCTCGATGGGTCTCCTGGCGGTGGCCGCCGCGCGCCGGCTCGGTGAACTGCCGCTGCTCGGCGTGAGCCTGTCCAATCTGGGCGTCGCCTGCTGGAAGCTGGGCCGCTTCGCCGAGGGCATCGAGGTGGCCACGGAGGGCCGGGACGTCGCCGAACGACTGGGCGACGTGCAGACCTTGGCCCACAGTGAGGGCGCCCTCGGCCAGCTCAACAGTCTGCTCGGCCGGTTCCCGCAGGCGCTGTCCCATCTGGAGAAGTCGATCGCGCACCAGCGGGAGCTGGGCGCCAGCCGCGCCGAGGCGGAGAGCCTCACCCTGCTCAGCACCCTGTACGAGCAGTGGGGGCGGCACGAGGAGGCCGCCTCGGCGGCCCGTCGGGCGATCGCCCTCTGCGACGAACTCGGGCAGCACGAGAACAAGTTGGTCGCCTTCACGGACCTGGCGTTCGCCCACGCCTGCCTCGGCGACGACGAGGCCGCCGACACGTGCCTCGCGCGGGCGCGCGCCCTGTGCACCGAGAACAGCGACCCGGGGCAGGTGGCCCTGGCCCTGGCCCTGCTCGCGGAGGTCGCCCAGCGTCTCGGCAGGGACGAGCAGGCGGTCAGGTACGCGGACCGCGCCATGGAGACGATCGGGCCAAACGTTTCTCCACTTCGCCGGGCGAAGGTCGAGAACACCGTCGGCCGCTACCTCTACAAGCGCAAGGACTACGCGGCGGCGCTCGGCCTGCACGAGAGCGCCCACGAGGTGGCGCACTCCCTCGACTTCCGCATCGAGATGGCCTACGCCCTGTCCGGCATGGCCCGCGCCCAGGCGGCCCTCGGCCGCTCGGAGGAGGCGACCCGCAACGAACGCTCGGCGGAGGACCTGTTCGGCGAGATGGGCGTACCGGCGGAACGCCGGCGCGGCTGA
- a CDS encoding thymidine kinase, with protein MPELVFFSGTMDCGKSTLALQIAHNRDARGLQGVIFTRDDRAGEGKLSSRLGLVTEAVEAPQGMDLYAYLVAQLSQGGKADYVIVDEAQFLAPEQIDQLARVVDDLGLDVFAFGITTDFRTRLFPGSQRLIELADRIEQLQVEALCWCGARATHNARTVGGEMVVEGEQVVVGDVNRPAEEIGYEVLCRRHHRRRMTSASAHAGALSPDVLPVNG; from the coding sequence ATGCCCGAGCTGGTCTTCTTCTCCGGAACCATGGATTGCGGGAAGAGCACCCTGGCGCTCCAGATCGCCCACAACCGCGACGCGCGGGGGCTGCAGGGCGTGATCTTCACCCGTGACGACCGGGCGGGCGAGGGCAAGCTCTCCTCCCGGCTCGGCCTGGTGACGGAGGCCGTCGAGGCTCCGCAGGGCATGGATCTGTACGCGTACCTCGTCGCCCAGCTCTCCCAGGGCGGCAAGGCCGACTACGTGATCGTGGACGAGGCCCAGTTCCTCGCCCCCGAGCAGATCGACCAGCTCGCCCGGGTCGTCGACGACCTCGGCCTCGACGTCTTCGCCTTCGGCATCACCACCGACTTCCGGACCAGGCTCTTCCCCGGCTCGCAGCGGCTGATCGAGCTGGCGGACCGCATCGAGCAGCTCCAGGTCGAGGCGCTGTGCTGGTGCGGAGCCCGCGCCACGCACAATGCCCGCACGGTGGGCGGCGAGATGGTCGTCGAGGGCGAGCAGGTAGTCGTCGGCGATGTGAACCGGCCGGCCGAGGAGATCGGTTACGAGGTGCTCTGCCGGCGCCATCACCGGCGCCGGATGACCTCGGCCTCTGCCCACGCGGGGGCCCTCTCCCCGGACGTGCTGCCGGTCAACGGCTGA
- a CDS encoding alkaline phosphatase family protein: MVQPTAVTHGWPDDPVPLAPEAAPVPEYTFGSLGDVLPTLVAGQDVPGFAPRIAELAPADRNCLFLIDGLGWEQIRNHPDEAPYLTSLLGSSRGGTGRPITAGFPATTATSLASVGTGRYPGTHGLPGYTVRNPDTGELMNQLRWKPWTSPRVWQPYPTVFQLAHEAGIHTAQVSSPIFEQTPLTKVALSGGKFHGRLSGEERMDFAAEQLAAGDRSLVYTYYSELDGAGHRFGIDSDAWRGQLMFVDRLVQRLAEQLPPRSALYVTADHGMVDIPFDEQHRIDFDEDWELRAGVALLGGEGRARHVYAVPGAEADVLTCWREVIGEQFWVASRDEAISLGWFGDEVDERVYGRIGDVVAAAHDDVAITASVNEPHESAMVGMHGSMTPAEQLVPLLEIRS; this comes from the coding sequence ATGGTGCAGCCGACCGCCGTGACCCACGGCTGGCCCGACGACCCGGTCCCGCTCGCCCCGGAGGCCGCGCCGGTCCCCGAGTACACCTTCGGCTCCCTCGGCGACGTGCTGCCGACGCTGGTCGCCGGCCAGGACGTGCCCGGATTCGCGCCGCGGATCGCCGAGCTGGCCCCGGCCGACCGGAACTGCCTGTTCCTGATCGACGGGCTCGGCTGGGAGCAGATCAGGAACCACCCGGACGAGGCCCCCTATCTGACCTCGCTCCTCGGCTCCTCGCGAGGTGGCACGGGCCGGCCGATCACCGCCGGCTTCCCCGCCACGACGGCGACCTCGCTGGCCTCCGTCGGCACCGGCCGCTACCCCGGCACGCACGGACTGCCCGGCTACACCGTGCGCAACCCCGACACCGGCGAGCTGATGAACCAGCTGCGCTGGAAGCCGTGGACCTCGCCGCGGGTCTGGCAGCCGTACCCCACCGTCTTCCAGCTCGCCCACGAGGCGGGGATCCACACCGCCCAGGTGTCCTCCCCGATCTTCGAGCAGACCCCGCTCACCAAGGTCGCGCTCAGCGGCGGAAAGTTCCACGGGCGGCTCTCCGGCGAGGAGCGCATGGACTTCGCCGCCGAGCAGCTCGCCGCCGGTGACCGCTCGCTGGTCTACACGTACTACAGCGAACTCGACGGAGCCGGACACCGCTTCGGCATCGACTCCGACGCCTGGCGCGGCCAGCTGATGTTCGTCGACCGGCTGGTGCAGCGGCTCGCCGAGCAGCTGCCGCCCCGCTCGGCGCTGTACGTCACCGCCGACCACGGCATGGTCGACATCCCCTTCGACGAGCAGCACCGCATCGACTTCGACGAGGACTGGGAGCTGCGCGCGGGCGTCGCCCTCCTCGGTGGCGAGGGGCGTGCCCGGCACGTCTACGCCGTGCCCGGCGCCGAGGCGGACGTCCTCACCTGCTGGCGCGAGGTGATCGGCGAGCAGTTCTGGGTGGCGAGCCGCGACGAGGCCATCTCGCTCGGCTGGTTCGGCGACGAGGTCGACGAGCGCGTGTACGGCCGGATCGGCGACGTCGTCGCCGCGGCCCACGACGACGTGGCGATCACCGCCTCGGTCAACGAGCCCCACGAGTCCGCGATGGTCGGCATGCACGGGTCCATGACCCCCGCGGAGCAGCTCGTCCCGCTGCTCGAAATCCGCTCCTGA
- a CDS encoding DUF5998 family protein, whose amino-acid sequence MAKTGTTTQGLRAAIERSGYYPALVAEAVEAAVGGEAVASYVVHQETTFDANEVRRHVTVLVLTPHRFIVSHTDEQAADTSSPTPYATTSTESVKLDRISSVVVSRVVANPESYTPGTLPREVVLTIGWGAVSRIDLEPAACGDANCDADHGYTGNATADDLSLRVSEAGDGPDTVRQTLVFAQALSEAIAATAAPTR is encoded by the coding sequence ATGGCGAAGACCGGTACGACGACCCAGGGGCTGCGCGCGGCGATCGAGCGCAGCGGCTACTACCCGGCCCTCGTGGCCGAGGCGGTGGAGGCCGCCGTCGGCGGCGAGGCCGTCGCGTCGTACGTGGTGCACCAGGAGACCACCTTCGACGCCAACGAGGTCCGGCGCCACGTCACCGTCCTCGTCCTGACGCCGCACCGCTTCATCGTCAGCCACACCGACGAGCAGGCCGCCGACACCAGCTCCCCGACGCCGTACGCCACGACGTCCACCGAGTCCGTGAAGCTCGACCGGATCTCGTCCGTCGTGGTGAGCCGTGTGGTCGCCAATCCTGAGTCGTACACGCCGGGCACGCTGCCCCGTGAGGTGGTCCTCACCATCGGCTGGGGTGCCGTCTCCCGGATCGACCTGGAGCCCGCCGCCTGCGGCGACGCCAACTGCGACGCCGACCACGGCTACACCGGCAACGCCACCGCGGACGACCTCAGCCTCCGGGTGAGCGAGGCCGGGGACGGCCCGGACACCGTCCGGCAGACCCTCGTCTTCGCCCAGGCCCTCTCCGAAGCCATCGCGGCCACCGCCGCCCCCACCCGCTGA